A genomic segment from Mesorhizobium sp. AR02 encodes:
- a CDS encoding YihY/virulence factor BrkB family protein: MVGFVNDNALSHGAAMAFYAATSLAPVLIIVVAIAGIAFGHDAAQLALSAQISGLMGSESAALLQTALEGASSKSSGTLAAIVGVATLLVTASAVFGEMQQALNAIWKVEAKGSSLSRLLRARAASLGLVAALGFMLLVSLVASAAISALDNVISAQLPFGALVLSVINTFISFSLISVMFAAIYKVLPDRALEWRDVGIGAVVTAALFTIGKSLIGWYIGTSAIASSYGVAGGLLVILLWVYYSSEIFLLGAELTRAYSVRHGSRSDLSGLVQNASASENAVSIRVSQKARSSGVLALLAVGCVSATMTAFLLGPRRP; the protein is encoded by the coding sequence GTGGTTGGCTTTGTCAACGACAATGCCCTTAGCCATGGCGCGGCAATGGCCTTTTATGCCGCTACGTCGCTCGCCCCGGTTCTGATAATCGTCGTCGCGATAGCAGGCATCGCATTTGGTCATGACGCAGCGCAGTTGGCTTTGTCTGCTCAGATATCAGGGCTGATGGGCTCAGAAAGTGCAGCGCTCCTTCAGACAGCGCTGGAAGGGGCATCTAGCAAATCGTCGGGGACCCTGGCGGCCATCGTTGGCGTGGCTACATTACTCGTGACCGCCTCTGCGGTCTTTGGCGAGATGCAGCAGGCCCTGAATGCAATATGGAAGGTTGAAGCGAAGGGAAGTTCGCTGTCGCGTCTCTTGCGCGCGCGTGCAGCAAGTCTCGGCTTGGTCGCCGCCCTCGGCTTTATGTTGCTGGTATCGCTGGTGGCGAGCGCGGCGATCTCGGCGCTGGACAACGTGATCAGCGCTCAATTGCCGTTCGGCGCACTTGTTCTGAGCGTGATCAACACCTTCATTTCCTTTTCCCTGATTTCCGTGATGTTTGCGGCTATCTATAAAGTCTTGCCGGATCGTGCCCTGGAATGGCGGGATGTCGGGATCGGTGCTGTCGTGACCGCCGCATTGTTCACGATAGGGAAGTCCCTTATCGGCTGGTATATCGGCACAAGTGCTATCGCATCGTCATATGGTGTGGCCGGGGGGCTGCTCGTCATACTGCTCTGGGTCTACTATTCATCAGAAATCTTTCTGCTCGGTGCAGAGTTGACCCGCGCCTATTCCGTTCGACATGGCAGTAGGTCCGACTTGAGCGGGCTGGTTCAAAATGCTTCCGCTTCGGAAAACGCTGTTTCAATTCGGGTGAGCCAAAAGGCCAGATCTTCGGGCGTCCTTGCGTTGTTGGCGGTGGGGTGCGTGAGTGCAACGATGACAGCCTTTCTGCTGGGCCCTCGTCGCCCGTAG
- a CDS encoding DUF736 domain-containing protein: MATIGTFTTTANGFAGTIKTLNLNVKARIERVDNPSDKGPHFRLYSGAVELGAAWQKTAKETERDYLSVKLDDPSFPAPIYATLIEVDGQEGLQLIWSRPARD; encoded by the coding sequence ATGGCCACCATCGGCACCTTCACCACCACCGCCAACGGCTTTGCCGGCACGATCAAGACCCTCAACCTCAACGTCAAGGCGCGCATCGAGCGGGTCGACAATCCCTCCGACAAGGGCCCGCACTTCCGCCTCTACTCGGGCGCGGTTGAACTGGGCGCCGCCTGGCAGAAGACCGCCAAGGAAACCGAGCGCGACTACCTCTCGGTCAAGCTGGACGATCCGAGCTTCCCAGCGCCGATCTACGCGACGCTGATCGAGGTGGACGGCCAGGAAGGTCTCCAGCTCATCTGGTCCCGGCCCGCCCGCGACTGA
- a CDS encoding WGR domain-containing protein: MIAQNYRLYIERKDAGHNMARFYALSIEETLFGQICLVRRWGRIGTRGRIVQHSFDDEREAVELFLDLPRAKRTRGYRPWPEARHAERPRLVDGAAAVPLSRGRAGTR, encoded by the coding sequence ATGATCGCGCAGAACTATCGCCTCTATATTGAACGCAAGGACGCGGGCCATAACATGGCCCGTTTCTATGCTCTGTCGATCGAAGAGACGTTATTCGGGCAGATTTGCCTTGTCCGGCGTTGGGGTAGGATCGGTACGCGCGGCCGCATTGTCCAGCATTCCTTCGATGACGAGCGTGAAGCTGTCGAGCTGTTTCTTGATCTTCCGAGAGCCAAGAGGACGCGCGGCTATCGTCCCTGGCCTGAAGCGCGACATGCAGAGCGGCCCCGCTTGGTTGACGGGGCCGCTGCGGTGCCGCTCAGTCGCGGGCGGGCCGGGACCAGATGA
- a CDS encoding MmgE/PrpD family protein — MSPDTADWPTARLCAFVAELDFEQIPPRIVHFAQGLMIDWLGSALAGKGAHQVEMIEGFARAMGPADGPSTIIPTRRRTSPYFAAMVNAASSHVVEQDDVHNGSVFHPAAVIFPAVLAVAEAENKSGRDILTACIAGYEVGIRVGEFLGRSHYEIFHTTGTAGAVAAAAAVGKLIGLDEAGLNHALGSAGTQAAGLWEFLRDAADSKQLHTARAAANGLFSAYLSRNGFKGAAQILEGKKGMAAGMSSDADPARLTDGLGSRWATEETSFKWHAACRHTHPAADALQSLMRREGLGPDDIADVVTHVHQGAIDVLGAVVVPQTIHQAKFSMGTVLGLIAVHGVADLDAFERHALADARVGHFRSKVRMEFDAEVDRLYPRQWVGKISVTTADGRELHARIDEPKGDPGNTLARQELEAKAIRLAEFQGGATADEMRRCIARVWKLDQPGSSADLFAEP, encoded by the coding sequence ATGAGCCCCGACACCGCCGATTGGCCGACTGCCAGACTTTGCGCCTTCGTTGCCGAACTCGACTTCGAACAGATCCCGCCGCGCATCGTTCATTTCGCACAGGGATTGATGATCGACTGGCTCGGTTCGGCGCTGGCCGGCAAGGGCGCGCACCAGGTCGAGATGATCGAGGGTTTTGCGCGCGCGATGGGACCGGCGGACGGTCCAAGCACCATCATCCCGACGCGGCGGCGCACCAGCCCCTACTTCGCGGCGATGGTCAATGCCGCTTCCTCCCATGTCGTGGAACAGGACGACGTGCACAACGGTTCGGTCTTTCACCCAGCTGCGGTGATATTTCCGGCCGTCCTGGCGGTTGCCGAGGCGGAGAACAAGTCCGGCCGCGATATCCTGACTGCCTGCATAGCCGGTTACGAAGTGGGCATCCGCGTCGGAGAATTCCTCGGGCGCTCGCACTACGAGATATTCCACACCACCGGCACCGCTGGCGCTGTCGCCGCGGCGGCGGCGGTCGGCAAGTTGATCGGACTGGACGAAGCCGGCCTCAACCATGCTCTTGGCTCCGCCGGCACCCAAGCGGCAGGGCTCTGGGAATTCCTGCGTGATGCCGCCGATTCCAAGCAGCTTCATACGGCGCGAGCGGCCGCCAACGGCCTGTTTTCTGCCTATTTGTCACGCAATGGCTTCAAGGGGGCCGCGCAGATCCTCGAAGGGAAAAAAGGCATGGCGGCCGGCATGTCCAGCGACGCCGATCCGGCCCGCCTGACGGACGGGCTCGGCAGCCGTTGGGCAACCGAGGAGACGTCCTTCAAATGGCACGCCGCCTGCCGGCACACGCATCCGGCCGCCGACGCGCTGCAGTCTCTCATGCGCCGCGAAGGGCTCGGTCCGGACGACATCGCTGATGTGGTGACCCATGTCCATCAGGGAGCCATTGATGTCCTGGGCGCGGTGGTCGTTCCGCAAACCATCCACCAAGCGAAGTTCTCCATGGGCACGGTGTTGGGGCTGATCGCCGTCCATGGTGTCGCCGACCTCGACGCGTTCGAGCGCCACGCACTCGCCGATGCGCGTGTCGGGCATTTCCGCTCGAAGGTGCGCATGGAATTCGACGCCGAGGTCGACAGACTTTATCCCAGGCAATGGGTCGGGAAGATCAGCGTCACCACCGCTGACGGCCGCGAACTCCATGCCCGCATCGACGAACCCAAGGGCGATCCCGGCAACACGCTTGCGAGACAAGAATTGGAAGCCAAGGCCATTCGTCTCGCCGAATTTCAAGGCGGCGCCACCGCCGACGAGATGCGCCGCTGCATAGCCCGTGTCTGGAAACTCGACCAGCCCGGAAGCTCGGCGGATTTATTTGCAGAGCCTTAG
- a CDS encoding HpcH/HpaI aldolase/citrate lyase family protein: MVSFVTPVVPLFVPGSQRERFAKADSSGADAVILDLEDAVAPGDKDRAREAVVAHAAALKSAVVVRINAAGTFWHQADIDAVRRLDGVSVMLPKAERPEDITDMTRHMARSVSVIALVESAVGLANLPDILATSGVVAVAFGSVDFSLDLGCAHDRLTLLAARNEIVWRSRAAGRAAPIDGVTTDLSNPEIVEDDARHAMKMGFGGKMAIHPRQIEPIRVAFRPSDNEIIWARDIVGAASSGEAVQVNGEMVDRPVIERARRILRRAALA; encoded by the coding sequence ATGGTGAGCTTCGTCACGCCTGTCGTGCCGCTTTTCGTACCAGGCTCGCAGCGGGAGCGGTTTGCCAAGGCCGACAGCAGCGGCGCGGACGCGGTCATTCTCGACCTCGAGGATGCCGTCGCCCCTGGCGACAAGGACCGCGCTCGGGAAGCGGTCGTTGCTCATGCAGCCGCGCTGAAATCCGCGGTCGTGGTCCGCATCAATGCCGCCGGCACATTTTGGCACCAGGCGGACATCGATGCCGTGCGGCGCCTCGACGGCGTCTCCGTCATGCTGCCCAAGGCCGAACGTCCGGAAGACATTACTGATATGACCAGGCACATGGCACGCAGCGTTTCCGTCATCGCGCTGGTCGAGAGTGCTGTCGGCCTTGCCAACCTGCCGGATATATTGGCCACCTCTGGCGTCGTTGCCGTCGCTTTCGGCTCGGTCGACTTCTCGCTCGATCTCGGTTGCGCGCACGACCGGTTGACCCTGCTTGCGGCCCGCAACGAAATCGTCTGGCGTTCGCGCGCGGCTGGCCGGGCCGCGCCGATCGACGGCGTGACGACCGACCTGAGCAATCCTGAAATCGTCGAAGATGACGCCCGCCACGCCATGAAGATGGGCTTCGGCGGCAAGATGGCCATCCACCCGAGGCAGATCGAGCCGATTCGCGTTGCTTTTCGCCCGAGCGATAATGAAATCATTTGGGCACGCGACATCGTCGGCGCAGCTTCGTCGGGTGAAGCTGTCCAGGTGAACGGCGAAATGGTGGATCGGCCGGTCATCGAGCGCGCAAGGCGGATCCTGCGCCGGGCCGCCTTGGCCTAG
- a CDS encoding FAS1-like dehydratase domain-containing protein, whose amino-acid sequence MSPDTSTLQGWVGRTHEVEDVVTPRLLASFGATLGDYAAQTAEGAAAPGLHWCLTPDIADRRELGPDGHPAKGSLLPPVPLPRRMWAASDVRLMAPIRSSDRIRRRSTLTAIEEKQGRTGPLTFVTVRHDIANDAGPVIEEDQTLVYRPTEAAAATLALRASSPLAASHERRVDVDPVLLFRYSALTFNGHRIHYDAPYATTVEHYPGLVIHGPLQATLLMNFATAIAGTSPRRFSFRGVHPASGPQRLLLSATSPGQDGMALEVRSADGHVTVKATAQW is encoded by the coding sequence ATGAGCCCGGACACGAGCACGCTGCAGGGATGGGTTGGACGCACACACGAGGTCGAGGACGTTGTGACCCCGCGCCTGCTGGCCAGCTTTGGCGCCACGCTTGGGGACTACGCAGCGCAAACTGCAGAGGGCGCGGCCGCGCCCGGACTGCACTGGTGCCTGACGCCCGATATTGCCGATAGGCGCGAACTCGGACCTGACGGGCACCCGGCCAAAGGCAGCCTCCTGCCACCGGTGCCGCTTCCGCGCCGCATGTGGGCCGCCAGCGATGTGCGTCTCATGGCTCCGATCCGCTCTAGCGACCGCATCCGCCGCCGCTCGACATTGACCGCCATCGAGGAGAAGCAGGGCCGCACCGGGCCGCTGACCTTCGTCACGGTCCGGCACGACATTGCCAACGACGCTGGTCCGGTGATCGAGGAGGACCAGACCCTTGTCTATCGCCCAACCGAAGCTGCTGCGGCGACCCTTGCGCTGCGAGCAAGTTCGCCTCTGGCCGCATCGCACGAGCGCAGAGTCGACGTCGATCCGGTGCTGCTTTTCCGGTATTCGGCGCTGACCTTCAATGGGCATCGTATCCACTATGACGCGCCCTATGCCACGACGGTCGAGCACTATCCCGGGCTCGTCATCCATGGGCCGCTGCAGGCCACGCTGCTCATGAACTTCGCCACCGCCATTGCCGGCACGTCGCCGCGCCGTTTCTCGTTCCGCGGCGTGCATCCGGCGAGCGGCCCACAGCGCCTGCTTCTGAGCGCAACATCCCCAGGCCAAGACGGCATGGCTCTCGAGGTACGGTCGGCCGACGGCCATGTGACAGTGAAGGCCACGGCGCAATGGTGA
- a CDS encoding CaiB/BaiF CoA transferase family protein yields the protein MSDAARPLEGLFVVSIEQAVAAPLCTVRLADAGARVVKIERPEGETARHYDSAVEGMSAYFVWLNRGKESAVLDLKTEHDLALLHRMVARADVLVQNLAPGAIDRLGLSADAIAKEFPRLIAINIVGYGQDTPYAAMRAYDMLVQAESGICAVTGTPDTPSKIGVSAADIATGMNAQAAILEALLAREKTGRGRIVEVAMFDAMADWMTVPLLHYEYAGRETQRYGLAHASIYPYRPYACRDGAVVVSIQQNNEWKRFCTVVLQRQDLFADERFATNAWRVANRTALDAEIEPIFAAIDCEEAIDRLNEAQIAWGRVSAMHDLPHHKALRRTEVALPDGRRISVPMPAGRSEGFATVPRVPALGADTDRIRSEFAV from the coding sequence ATGTCTGATGCCGCTCGCCCGCTGGAAGGCCTGTTTGTCGTTTCCATCGAGCAGGCCGTCGCCGCTCCGCTGTGCACGGTCCGCCTTGCCGATGCCGGCGCGCGCGTAGTGAAGATCGAACGCCCGGAAGGCGAAACCGCGCGCCACTACGATTCCGCAGTGGAAGGCATGTCGGCTTATTTCGTCTGGCTCAACCGCGGCAAGGAAAGCGCGGTGCTCGACCTGAAGACCGAGCACGACCTGGCTTTGCTGCACCGGATGGTGGCGCGCGCGGATGTTCTCGTGCAAAATCTCGCGCCAGGCGCCATCGACAGGCTCGGCCTCTCCGCCGATGCAATAGCGAAAGAGTTTCCTCGGCTCATCGCCATCAACATTGTCGGTTACGGGCAGGACACGCCCTATGCGGCCATGCGCGCCTACGACATGCTGGTGCAGGCGGAAAGCGGCATCTGTGCCGTCACCGGCACACCGGACACGCCGAGTAAGATCGGGGTTTCCGCCGCCGATATCGCCACCGGCATGAATGCCCAGGCAGCGATCCTCGAAGCCTTGTTGGCGCGCGAGAAGACCGGGCGCGGCCGCATTGTCGAGGTTGCCATGTTCGACGCCATGGCCGACTGGATGACCGTGCCGCTGCTGCACTACGAATATGCGGGCCGCGAGACGCAGAGATATGGCCTGGCGCACGCTTCGATCTACCCCTATCGACCTTATGCCTGCCGGGATGGCGCGGTGGTCGTGTCCATTCAGCAGAACAATGAATGGAAGCGCTTCTGCACTGTCGTGCTGCAAAGGCAGGATCTGTTCGCCGACGAACGCTTCGCCACCAATGCCTGGCGGGTGGCTAACCGCACGGCGCTCGACGCCGAGATCGAACCGATCTTCGCGGCAATCGACTGCGAAGAGGCCATAGACCGTCTCAACGAGGCGCAGATCGCCTGGGGCCGGGTGAGCGCAATGCACGACCTGCCGCACCACAAGGCGTTGCGCCGGACAGAGGTGGCGCTGCCGGACGGCAGGCGCATCTCCGTGCCGATGCCGGCAGGCCGGTCGGAGGGATTCGCAACCGTCCCCCGCGTTCCCGCCCTTGGCGCCGATACGGACCGGATCCGGTCCGAATTCGCCGTCTAA